From the Solanum pennellii chromosome 4, SPENNV200 genome, one window contains:
- the LOC107016741 gene encoding uncharacterized protein LOC107016741 → MDLFLRRVPSVVKLPSTGFNKLIRLKVKYVTLSSNTFESLISNNPLLEDLVLKDIDNLYLMSINAPNLRLFVFRGDIQLIYLENVPVLSNVLYAPTELVLEDEDDFVSIFSSIPALDCFSWDLFENVPLLSKSSYEPTEFSGEVEHDIDKIFESTPALENLCWNHEYVQNYIDHAHREVVDDIPESFSDMTFNHPRTVKIYDVTVVAAEMQLIKVLFAESPTLVRMITKTCETEDKESFKVLAEVTKFQRTSSKAEVVYSVD, encoded by the exons ATGGACCTGTTCCTTCGACGTGTCCCATCAGTCGTCAAGCTTCCTTCAACA GGATTTAATAAGTTGATTAGGCTAAAAGTGAAATATGTCACATTATCTTCAAATACGTTTGAGAGTTTGATCTCTAATAACCCGTTGCTTGAGGATTTGGTGCTAAAAGACATCGACAATCTGTACCTCATGAGTATTAATGCTCCTAATCTAAGGTTATTTGTCTTTCGTGGCGATATACAATTGATATATCTTGAAAATGTTCCTGTTCTTTCCAATGTTCTGTATGCGCCTACAGAATTGGTTCTAGAGGATGAAGATGATTTTGTCAGTATTTTTTCGTCTATTCCTGCTCTTGACTGTTTCAGCTGGGATCTTTTTGAG aaTGTCCCTCTTCTTTCCAAAAGTTCATATGAGCCTACAGAATTTTCGGGAGAGGTAGAACATGATATTGACAAGATTTTTGAGTCTACTCCTGCTCTCGAGAATCTGTGTTGGAATCACGAGTATGTTCAG AACTATATTGATCATGCACACCGGGAGGTTGTTGATGATATTCCTGAAAGTTTCTCGGATATGACATTTAATCACCCGAGGACagtaaaaatttatgatgtAACAGTAGTAGCAGCTGAAATGCAGCTTATCAAGGTTTTATTTGCCGAGTCTCCAACACTGGTCAGAATGATAACCAAGACCTGTGAAACTGAAGATAAAGAATCTTTTAAAGTACTCGCTGAGGTAACAAAATTTCAGCGTACATCATCTAAAGCAGAAGTTGTGTATAGTGTAGATTAG